From a single Chitinophaga sp. Cy-1792 genomic region:
- a CDS encoding flippase: protein MHKLVENTGWLLADKISRLFPGILVLALLARHLGPGTFGIWSYTIAVSAIMGSIAILGMDKLIIKELMAEQDTRTTVTTILFIRITAAMLCMILSIVLVYLMNPNPVYLLCICFSSTTILFQSFDVMDGYYQVSKSLKTVIVPKVTMFLTFSACRLIAVFLNAGLVVFLALAALELACAYSWILYRYLRHTTLHPRFINFKMAGKLLRDSWVLILGGLVVVLFMKVDNVLLNFLSTPAELGNYVVAIRISELWYALPTVISTAMLPILFKKKSEGQTVYLRTLEKWLRASGVISTILALGISITARPLLFWLYGSAYVNAGAILQIHIWAVIPVFLMMVLVQYLFVESRYKLYLYGNVAGLIVNIILNIILIPTIGGKGAAIATVAAYSTVFITTVLLDSSRQAILLSWKMLYPARIYADAAEGLTLLRRRFSKQLFLHPNNPLADE, encoded by the coding sequence TTGCATAAACTGGTAGAAAATACAGGATGGCTGCTGGCAGATAAAATCAGCCGGTTATTTCCAGGGATACTGGTACTGGCACTGCTTGCGCGTCACCTGGGGCCAGGCACATTCGGCATCTGGAGTTATACGATCGCCGTCAGTGCCATTATGGGAAGTATCGCCATTCTGGGCATGGACAAGCTGATCATTAAAGAACTAATGGCAGAACAGGATACACGTACTACGGTAACGACTATACTATTTATACGTATCACCGCAGCAATGCTTTGCATGATCCTCAGCATAGTGCTGGTATATCTCATGAACCCCAACCCGGTATACCTGCTCTGCATCTGCTTTTCCAGCACCACCATCCTCTTCCAGTCTTTTGACGTCATGGATGGTTATTACCAGGTAAGCAAAAGCCTGAAAACAGTGATCGTTCCCAAAGTAACTATGTTCCTGACATTCTCGGCATGCAGGCTGATCGCTGTATTTTTGAACGCAGGCCTCGTGGTTTTCCTCGCCCTGGCGGCATTGGAACTCGCCTGCGCCTATTCCTGGATACTTTACAGGTACCTGCGGCACACCACCCTTCATCCGCGCTTTATCAATTTCAAAATGGCGGGAAAGCTGCTCCGTGACTCCTGGGTGCTGATACTCGGCGGCCTGGTGGTCGTACTGTTCATGAAGGTGGATAATGTACTGCTCAACTTCCTGAGTACCCCCGCCGAACTGGGTAATTATGTGGTGGCCATCCGCATATCAGAATTATGGTATGCCCTGCCTACCGTCATCAGCACCGCCATGCTGCCTATTCTTTTCAAAAAGAAATCGGAAGGACAGACCGTGTACCTCCGGACGCTCGAAAAATGGCTCCGGGCATCAGGCGTTATCAGCACCATACTGGCGCTGGGCATCAGCATCACCGCCAGGCCACTGCTATTCTGGCTATATGGAAGCGCCTATGTCAACGCTGGCGCCATCCTTCAGATACATATCTGGGCCGTTATTCCTGTATTCCTGATGATGGTACTGGTGCAATATCTTTTCGTAGAAAGCCGCTACAAACTCTATCTGTATGGTAATGTTGCCGGCCTGATAGTAAATATCATCCTCAATATCATCCTGATTCCTACTATTGGGGGAAAAGGTGCTGCCATAGCCACCGTAGCGGCCTACAGCACCGTATTTATCACGACGGTATTACTCGACAGCAGCAGGCAGGCCATATTACTGAGCTGGAAAATGCTCTACCCTGCACGCATATACGCAGATGCCGCTGAAGGCCTGACACTGTTACGCCGGCGCTTCAGCAAACAACTATTCCTTCACCCCAATAACCCACTGGCCGATGAATAA
- a CDS encoding organic hydroperoxide resistance protein, with product MNNITTNTAKVLYTGKTHTTGGREGQAVSSDEQLQLKLGAPGSGKGTNPEQLFAAGWSACFIGAMGLAAKALEVKLPADTAVNAEIDLLLDNGSYSLQARLNIELPGIDTTIAEQLIERAHNTCPYSKAIRNNIPVTLNLV from the coding sequence ATGAACAACATCACCACAAACACAGCAAAAGTTTTATATACCGGTAAAACACATACCACCGGTGGAAGAGAAGGACAGGCAGTCAGCAGCGACGAACAACTGCAGCTTAAACTGGGCGCTCCCGGCAGCGGAAAAGGTACCAACCCTGAACAGCTATTCGCAGCAGGATGGTCGGCCTGCTTCATCGGTGCCATGGGACTGGCAGCAAAGGCACTGGAGGTGAAATTACCGGCTGATACTGCCGTTAATGCGGAAATTGACCTGCTGCTCGATAACGGAAGCTACAGCCTGCAGGCACGTCTGAATATCGAACTTCCAGGCATAGATACTACGATAGCCGAACAACTGATCGAAAGGGCGCACAACACCTGCCCCTATTCAAAGGCCATCAGGAATAATATCCCGGTAACATTAAACCTTGTGTAA
- a CDS encoding polysaccharide biosynthesis/export family protein yields MRYYLLTLLFVITACQSSKKITYFNDIVSTNGRDTTLHVPPLRVHPGDVLQITITTLDKDISMIFNPNPMGTNNMTNGGIDQGYLVDAAGNVNLPIVGEVNVNDKTTSEINTIVGDKLAKSLKNVYVSTRIVSFKVSVLGDVARPGSFKIGTERVSLLDALSMAGDLNVTAERDNVMVIREVDGVKQYASINLTDSKMLSSPYYYLENNDVVYVRPGSNKKFPTSKSVILLPAIIALISLGTTIVLLSK; encoded by the coding sequence ATGCGATACTACTTACTAACCCTCCTTTTCGTGATTACTGCCTGTCAAAGCAGTAAAAAGATCACCTATTTCAATGATATCGTCAGCACTAACGGCCGCGATACAACACTGCACGTGCCCCCGCTACGCGTGCACCCCGGTGATGTGCTCCAGATTACCATCACCACGCTGGACAAAGACATATCGATGATCTTTAACCCAAACCCCATGGGTACCAACAACATGACCAACGGCGGAATAGACCAGGGCTACCTCGTAGATGCCGCCGGTAATGTCAATCTGCCCATCGTAGGAGAAGTGAATGTCAATGACAAAACCACCTCCGAAATCAATACCATCGTGGGTGACAAACTTGCTAAATCTTTAAAAAATGTATACGTATCTACCCGCATCGTAAGCTTTAAAGTATCCGTACTCGGTGATGTAGCCCGCCCCGGCTCCTTTAAAATAGGTACGGAAAGAGTTTCTCTGTTGGATGCCCTCAGTATGGCCGGCGACCTTAACGTCACCGCCGAACGCGACAATGTCATGGTGATCCGGGAAGTGGATGGTGTAAAACAATACGCCAGTATTAATCTTACCGACAGCAAAATGTTAAGCTCTCCTTACTACTACCTGGAAAATAATGATGTGGTATATGTCAGACCCGGTTCCAATAAGAAATTCCCGACATCAAAGTCTGTTATCCTGCTGCCTGCGATCATAGCCCTTATTTCACTCGGTACCACCATTGTGCTCCTGAGTAAATGA
- a CDS encoding FkbM family methyltransferase codes for MNNVKNITKSLVTRLFPKLRYSVLAYSSEGEDLILKRIFDEKKDGVYVDVGAHHPFRFSNTYLFYKKNWRGINIDPRPGTMALFNKHRPGDTNLEMGVSREPQHLTYSIFNEPALNTFSEERVREYTQKECYKVIDSKKIETMPLAAILDRHLKSTTIDFMTIDVEGMDLEVLRSNNWHKYRPAIVLVESTPYELEKGNNSELLKFMDQKGYGLFAKTFYTYFFRDLQGNYMGPND; via the coding sequence ATGAATAACGTAAAAAATATAACGAAAAGCCTCGTCACCAGGCTATTCCCTAAACTCCGGTATAGTGTGCTCGCCTATAGCTCCGAAGGGGAAGACCTGATCCTGAAACGCATCTTCGATGAAAAGAAAGATGGCGTATACGTCGATGTTGGCGCACACCACCCCTTCCGTTTCTCCAATACCTACCTGTTTTATAAAAAGAACTGGAGAGGTATCAATATAGATCCACGACCAGGCACCATGGCGCTTTTCAACAAACACCGCCCCGGCGACACCAACCTGGAAATGGGCGTCAGCAGAGAACCACAGCACCTCACCTATTCCATCTTCAATGAACCGGCATTAAATACGTTCTCGGAAGAACGTGTCAGAGAATATACACAGAAAGAATGTTACAAGGTCATAGACAGCAAAAAGATCGAGACAATGCCCCTGGCAGCTATCCTCGACCGGCACCTGAAATCTACGACCATCGACTTTATGACCATAGACGTAGAAGGCATGGACCTGGAAGTACTTCGCTCCAATAACTGGCATAAGTACCGCCCGGCCATCGTGCTGGTAGAATCTACGCCATACGAACTGGAAAAAGGAAATAACAGCGAACTGCTGAAATTCATGGACCAGAAAGGTTATGGCCTCTTTGCAAAAACATTTTACACCTACTTCTTCCGCGACCTGCAAGGAAATTATATGGGTCCGAATGATTAA
- a CDS encoding acyltransferase gives MNNPHKPAIPVHFYGLDAIRGIASIIVVLYHWQLFFYKDDIWFQDGYDKASLPLYSWFEVFYNNGMVSVDLFFLLSGFIFFWLYADRLSSRKMKFGKFVVYRVSRLYPIHFAGLMLAALLQFLILKNLGHYFIFVFNDSYDFVLHLLFMQNWGFERGPGFNAPSWSVSIEVLLYLMFYMVCFFRLQANRLFILLLIPVGAIMQHYDMLIGKGMFSFFMGGLVYYAYMDILRQNKAKQYLKVIGIITLALWTYTIVGYYFSLTHQAWEWLRLHQLSHITPEASEKIYPVLRNMLFRLTVSPCTILTLVLLETVRRPLSSRWAILGNSSYAIYLLHFPLQLLIVLLFHQFNISRQILSSPWSMLAFFSVLVTISVAAYYWYELPLQDKIRQLAFPKPPRLAVEVSDKKA, from the coding sequence ATGAACAACCCACATAAACCGGCGATACCAGTACACTTTTACGGCCTGGATGCAATACGAGGTATCGCATCCATCATCGTCGTACTATATCACTGGCAATTATTTTTTTATAAAGATGATATATGGTTCCAGGATGGCTATGATAAAGCGTCCCTCCCACTCTATTCATGGTTCGAAGTATTCTATAATAACGGCATGGTGTCCGTAGACCTCTTCTTCCTGCTCTCCGGATTTATTTTCTTCTGGCTGTATGCAGACAGGCTTTCTTCCAGAAAGATGAAGTTCGGCAAATTTGTGGTATACAGGGTGAGCAGGTTATATCCCATTCACTTCGCCGGCCTCATGCTGGCCGCCCTGCTGCAGTTCCTGATCCTGAAAAACCTGGGGCACTACTTTATATTCGTATTCAACGACAGCTACGATTTTGTTTTGCACCTATTATTTATGCAAAACTGGGGTTTTGAAAGAGGCCCTGGCTTCAACGCACCGTCCTGGTCTGTGTCTATTGAAGTACTACTCTACCTGATGTTCTATATGGTCTGCTTCTTCCGTTTGCAGGCCAACAGGCTATTTATCCTTTTGCTCATTCCCGTGGGCGCCATCATGCAGCATTATGATATGCTCATCGGTAAAGGGATGTTCTCCTTCTTCATGGGTGGCCTCGTATACTATGCCTATATGGACATACTCCGCCAGAATAAAGCTAAACAGTACCTAAAGGTGATTGGTATCATCACGCTGGCACTATGGACTTATACCATTGTCGGATATTATTTTTCATTAACACATCAGGCCTGGGAATGGCTAAGACTACATCAGCTGTCGCATATAACCCCCGAAGCTTCCGAAAAGATTTACCCTGTACTCAGAAATATGCTATTCAGATTAACCGTATCTCCGTGCACTATTCTCACACTGGTGTTGCTGGAAACTGTCCGTCGCCCACTCAGCAGCCGCTGGGCAATCCTCGGCAACAGCAGCTATGCTATTTATCTCCTTCACTTCCCACTACAGTTATTGATTGTGTTGCTATTCCATCAATTTAATATCAGTCGCCAGATATTGTCTTCGCCATGGTCAATGCTGGCTTTCTTTTCAGTGCTGGTTACTATAAGTGTTGCCGCTTATTACTGGTACGAACTACCATTACAGGATAAAATCAGGCAACTGGCTTTTCCAAAACCACCCAGGCTGGCGGTGGAGGTTTCTGATAAAAAAGCTTAA
- a CDS encoding sensor histidine kinase, whose product MNKRKPFKISGRIIWLSSLFLGVIVSLPSLIQHQYNIYEVIANSAITFLFSLFVWYYNMLTLPVYNSRQVAKGFSLAPLLKNLVVGIVVMFLLSYIQQQILTHINFGPTMLMFEVRGVLINLTFYMFIHLIYQTYQNQRVSIELERSKMDNLAAQFELLRQQVNPHFLFNTLNTLKYMVESGDEHSVDFILKLSDFYRFTLENRKLDLIKVSEELKILQAYVYLLNARFEEGLDVSIDVSKGHQASVVPPFTLQLLVENAIKHNVVSLDKPLHVRIFSEGDEIVVTNNLQPKITPEVSTGLGLENINERYDHLISKNIEIIPDTLSFTVKLPVIHEDRNN is encoded by the coding sequence ATGAACAAACGAAAGCCATTTAAAATATCGGGCAGGATTATCTGGTTAAGCTCCTTGTTTCTGGGCGTTATTGTATCACTGCCCAGCCTGATCCAGCATCAGTATAATATCTATGAGGTAATTGCCAATTCAGCGATCACGTTTTTATTTTCGTTGTTTGTATGGTACTATAACATGCTTACACTGCCGGTATATAATTCCAGGCAGGTAGCCAAAGGGTTTTCACTGGCACCGTTGCTGAAGAACCTCGTGGTAGGTATTGTGGTGATGTTCCTGTTGTCGTACATACAGCAGCAGATACTGACGCATATTAACTTTGGCCCTACCATGCTTATGTTTGAAGTAAGGGGTGTGCTGATTAATCTGACCTTCTACATGTTCATTCACCTGATCTATCAGACCTATCAGAACCAGCGGGTGAGTATAGAGCTGGAGCGCAGTAAGATGGATAACCTGGCAGCACAGTTCGAATTGTTACGGCAGCAGGTGAACCCGCATTTTCTGTTCAATACCTTGAATACGCTGAAGTATATGGTAGAGAGTGGGGATGAACATAGTGTTGATTTCATATTAAAGTTGTCGGATTTTTACCGGTTTACTTTGGAGAACAGAAAGCTGGACCTGATAAAGGTGTCGGAGGAACTGAAGATACTCCAGGCTTACGTTTATTTACTGAATGCCCGGTTTGAAGAAGGGCTTGATGTATCCATTGACGTTAGTAAGGGACATCAGGCATCAGTAGTACCGCCATTTACGTTGCAGTTGCTGGTAGAAAATGCGATCAAGCATAATGTTGTTTCATTGGATAAGCCGTTGCATGTGCGGATTTTTTCTGAGGGAGATGAGATAGTGGTAACGAATAACCTGCAGCCTAAGATCACACCGGAAGTATCGACAGGACTGGGTTTGGAGAATATCAACGAGCGCTATGATCATCTTATCAGTAAAAACATTGAAATAATACCAGATACCCTATCTTTTACAGTAAAATTACCGGTTATACATGAGGATCGTAATAATTGA
- a CDS encoding heme-binding domain-containing protein has translation MHTPNRIKLITFSAGIAVIIVAAMSFTTRVVDNPPVTAEIDVPAPVKKIFQKACYDCHSNTTRVQWFDKLPIVAGMVRRDVLAARQKFNFSEWDKLSGAEQESILWEAYNMINAGNMPLPEYAALHSNAKVTPAEMATLRNYLDTKRKTVHPDTTAVKQEHNTAKAVPVAPTGIQFMPEFRQWQVMSTTSRFDNTTMRVMYANPVAMKAIQEKNISPWPDGAIIVKVVWEKALDNEGNIHPGKFLNVQFMVRNHTKYESTDGWGYAKFETPELKPAGTLLTAQTCASCHRAANKTGGIFDLSTLN, from the coding sequence ATGCACACACCGAACCGGATTAAACTAATCACTTTCAGCGCAGGAATTGCCGTAATAATAGTTGCAGCCATGTCTTTTACTACCCGTGTGGTAGATAACCCTCCGGTTACCGCGGAAATAGACGTTCCTGCCCCTGTAAAAAAGATCTTTCAGAAGGCTTGCTACGATTGTCACTCCAATACAACCAGGGTACAATGGTTCGATAAATTACCCATTGTAGCCGGTATGGTAAGAAGGGATGTCCTGGCCGCCCGGCAGAAATTCAATTTCTCTGAATGGGACAAGCTCTCCGGCGCCGAACAGGAATCCATCCTCTGGGAGGCCTACAATATGATCAATGCCGGCAATATGCCACTGCCCGAATATGCGGCACTCCATAGCAACGCAAAGGTCACGCCGGCAGAAATGGCCACGCTCCGGAACTACCTGGATACAAAACGTAAAACGGTACACCCCGATACCACTGCCGTTAAACAGGAGCATAACACCGCAAAAGCTGTACCTGTAGCGCCTACAGGCATACAATTCATGCCGGAGTTCCGCCAGTGGCAGGTAATGAGTACCACCTCCCGTTTTGACAATACTACCATGCGGGTCATGTATGCCAATCCGGTTGCCATGAAAGCTATTCAGGAGAAAAATATCAGTCCATGGCCCGACGGCGCCATCATCGTTAAAGTAGTATGGGAAAAAGCCCTGGATAATGAAGGGAATATTCATCCCGGTAAATTCCTGAACGTACAGTTCATGGTACGGAACCACACTAAATACGAAAGCACCGACGGCTGGGGTTATGCAAAATTCGAAACACCGGAACTCAAGCCTGCCGGCACTTTACTCACTGCCCAAACCTGTGCATCCTGCCACAGGGCTGCCAATAAAACCGGTGGCATCTTCGATCTCTCCACCTTAAATTAA
- a CDS encoding polysaccharide biosynthesis tyrosine autokinase, producing the protein MAPLKVVHNTTKALDLSDLLRKMLFHWPLYLVAILLATGAGYMYLKYAKPDYMATARLYIRDDKKTGNSEEADALKSLSLFKDGKNMENEMEVLQSPVLLQRVISAGAFNLRYYDKQPLHTNELYVNPPLLIRVLSNNARIGNYTFDVKADKNTYNLRAKAGKKGKATAISVHADQPFTFGKDTFLLHANTTATAALPDHYRIAVDSVIELAAKTVEDINTTLVNRDATVILLSYKDPVAQRSADFLNALLDEYNEYTLSDKNKSGLKTIHFLNTRIDSLKDELGLLEGQEEHFKVQRGITDIDASSKLALEQVKEADSRLSEANMQVSVLDQVEDYINMPDANYPFAPVGGSVDGTLTAMINRYEEALRENRKLSLSLQPDNVIMQNATAQVKDARATIRDYISGYKRNAGVVQQQTQEKVNGINNKIAQIPAYAREYVNIKRQQGVKENLYLFLLKKKEEASVSNASTVTDNKIIAPAYVPEDPVSPKKPLIYISFLVLALVAVSIYIYIKYFLNPRILNRSEIEEIFDLPVIAEIFQQKEFVRDLSLPQKSVLTEQILNLRTNLRFLLADHKGSATIMLTSSISGEGKTFLTTHIANSLTVNGKKVVMVEMDLRKPKLSSFVNMDHRTGITNYLLGHASLEEIVRKVPGAENLYIVSSGPIPPNPVELIEGQQMAHLLQELKSAFDYVVIDTSPVGIVSDAKSIAPFVDCTLFTIRYNYTLKAKLAQMEEVLRENYFKKKGLIFNGIEQHSFYPHYYYGKYSYEEQKGRKYSWRALIRKTAKRIA; encoded by the coding sequence ATGGCACCTCTCAAAGTAGTACACAATACCACCAAAGCCCTGGACCTTTCCGATCTTCTCCGGAAAATGCTGTTCCACTGGCCCTTATACCTGGTAGCCATCCTGCTGGCCACCGGTGCCGGATACATGTACCTGAAATATGCCAAGCCGGATTATATGGCTACCGCCAGATTATATATCCGCGATGATAAAAAAACAGGCAACAGTGAAGAAGCCGATGCCCTGAAATCATTGTCACTCTTCAAAGATGGTAAAAATATGGAGAATGAAATGGAAGTCCTCCAGTCGCCGGTACTCCTCCAGAGAGTCATCAGCGCAGGTGCTTTCAACCTCCGGTATTACGACAAACAACCACTCCATACAAACGAATTATATGTAAACCCACCCCTCCTGATCAGGGTTTTAAGTAATAATGCCCGGATTGGTAATTATACCTTCGACGTTAAGGCAGATAAAAACACCTATAACCTCCGCGCCAAAGCAGGCAAAAAAGGAAAGGCTACCGCCATATCCGTACATGCAGACCAACCATTTACATTTGGCAAAGATACCTTCCTGCTCCATGCCAATACCACTGCCACAGCAGCCCTGCCAGACCATTACCGCATCGCGGTGGATTCTGTGATTGAACTGGCTGCAAAAACGGTCGAAGATATCAATACAACGCTCGTCAACAGAGATGCCACCGTCATCCTGCTGAGTTACAAAGATCCCGTTGCCCAACGCAGCGCCGACTTCCTCAACGCGCTCCTGGATGAATACAACGAATACACACTCAGCGATAAAAATAAATCCGGCCTCAAAACCATTCATTTCCTCAACACCCGCATAGACTCCCTGAAAGATGAGCTGGGTTTGCTGGAAGGCCAGGAAGAACATTTCAAGGTACAACGTGGCATCACCGACATCGACGCCAGCTCCAAACTGGCACTGGAACAGGTAAAAGAAGCCGACTCGCGGCTCAGTGAGGCCAATATGCAGGTCTCTGTACTCGACCAGGTAGAAGACTACATCAATATGCCCGATGCCAACTACCCGTTTGCTCCCGTTGGCGGCAGTGTAGACGGCACCCTCACCGCCATGATCAACCGGTACGAGGAAGCACTGCGCGAAAACCGCAAACTCTCCCTCTCCCTGCAACCCGACAATGTGATCATGCAAAACGCCACCGCCCAGGTAAAGGATGCCCGCGCCACCATCCGCGACTATATCAGCGGATATAAAAGAAATGCCGGCGTGGTACAGCAACAGACACAGGAAAAAGTTAATGGCATCAACAATAAGATCGCCCAGATACCGGCATACGCCAGGGAATACGTAAATATAAAACGACAACAGGGGGTAAAAGAAAATCTCTATCTCTTCTTACTGAAAAAGAAAGAAGAAGCCTCTGTAAGCAATGCCAGTACGGTAACCGATAATAAAATCATCGCACCGGCCTATGTACCGGAAGACCCTGTCAGCCCGAAGAAACCACTGATATATATCAGCTTCCTCGTACTGGCACTGGTGGCCGTCAGCATATATATCTACATAAAATATTTCCTCAATCCGCGTATCCTCAACAGGTCTGAAATAGAAGAAATTTTTGACCTGCCGGTTATTGCAGAAATATTCCAGCAGAAAGAATTTGTGAGGGATCTTTCCCTGCCCCAGAAATCAGTGCTGACAGAACAGATCCTCAACCTGCGTACCAATCTGCGTTTCCTGCTGGCAGACCATAAAGGTTCCGCTACCATTATGCTTACCTCCAGCATTTCCGGTGAAGGCAAAACCTTCCTTACCACGCATATCGCCAATTCATTAACAGTGAATGGCAAAAAGGTGGTGATGGTAGAAATGGACCTGCGCAAACCCAAGCTCTCCTCCTTCGTTAATATGGACCACCGTACAGGTATTACCAATTACTTACTTGGACATGCATCGCTGGAAGAAATTGTCCGCAAAGTACCCGGCGCCGAAAACCTCTACATCGTGTCGTCCGGTCCTATACCACCCAATCCGGTAGAGCTGATCGAAGGCCAGCAGATGGCACACCTGCTCCAGGAACTAAAGTCCGCCTTCGATTATGTAGTAATAGACACGTCGCCGGTAGGCATCGTATCTGATGCGAAAAGTATCGCCCCGTTTGTAGACTGTACCCTCTTTACCATTCGCTACAACTATACCCTCAAAGCCAAGCTGGCACAGATGGAAGAGGTACTGCGGGAGAATTATTTCAAGAAGAAGGGGCTCATCTTTAACGGCATAGAACAACATTCCTTCTACCCACATTACTACTATGGAAAATATAGCTATGAAGAACAGAAAGGCCGCAAATACAGCTGGCGCGCATTGATCAGAAAAACAGCCAAACGCATTGCATAA
- a CDS encoding thioredoxin family protein, protein MKKLIVPTLSIAMICLSTLIGACNSLYGNNNASVISNSDSTKGFAVVELFTSEGCSSCPPADALLEKLEAQSNGKPLYLLAFHVDYWDHQGWRDSFSQHEFSLRQEEYAGWLNLNGVYTPQVVINGSSQFVGSDAAAITYAINQALTTPAAASLTLKATSGHQQVNVSWDSPAPQKNTRLLLALVQKNAQSMVRAGENAGRKLSHVQIVKDLTTVNMKDTSATLPLPAGFDQQNWELIGLLQNTRNGHVIAASKVNIQ, encoded by the coding sequence ATGAAAAAATTAATCGTACCAACACTCAGCATAGCCATGATCTGCCTCAGTACACTCATCGGCGCCTGCAACTCCCTATATGGCAACAACAACGCCTCCGTCATCAGTAACAGCGACAGCACCAAAGGCTTTGCGGTGGTAGAACTCTTTACCTCCGAAGGCTGCTCCAGCTGCCCTCCCGCTGATGCCCTGCTGGAAAAGCTGGAAGCGCAGAGCAATGGCAAACCCTTATACCTGCTGGCTTTCCATGTCGATTACTGGGACCATCAGGGATGGCGCGACAGCTTCAGTCAGCATGAATTCTCCCTGCGCCAGGAAGAATATGCCGGATGGCTCAACCTCAACGGCGTGTATACCCCGCAGGTAGTTATCAATGGCTCCAGCCAGTTTGTAGGCTCAGATGCCGCTGCTATTACCTACGCCATCAATCAGGCGCTGACAACACCGGCAGCCGCGTCCCTTACACTCAAAGCCACTTCCGGCCATCAGCAGGTTAATGTATCCTGGGACTCCCCGGCGCCACAGAAAAATACCCGGCTGTTGCTGGCGCTGGTACAGAAAAATGCACAAAGTATGGTGAGGGCAGGAGAAAATGCAGGCAGGAAATTATCACATGTACAAATCGTGAAAGACCTGACCACCGTCAACATGAAAGATACGAGCGCTACCCTGCCCCTTCCCGCCGGCTTCGACCAGCAAAACTGGGAACTGATCGGATTGCTGCAGAATACCCGCAACGGGCATGTGATCGCGGCCAGTAAAGTCAATATTCAATAA
- a CDS encoding LytTR family DNA-binding domain-containing protein: protein MRIVIIEDEIKAAKSLAAMITKLRPAYTIDAILSSIEGAVSYLSANPQPDLIFMDVQLADGLSFEIFKRVKVTAPVIFCTAYGEYAMDAIKSNGVDYLLKPFAVADLEAAFDRMDHFKSFFQQRTQNDWQELIKRLDKPETKTSFLVLHNNKYITVRTDNIAYVYIKFESPYIVTFQQQKYIISQTMEQIQSQLSAKQFYRLNRQYLVNFDAIKEVEHYSARKLALQLSVPAEEVLTVGKEKITQFLEWMENR, encoded by the coding sequence ATGAGGATCGTAATAATTGAAGATGAAATAAAAGCCGCGAAGTCTTTAGCAGCCATGATTACAAAGCTAAGGCCTGCGTACACGATAGACGCGATATTAAGTAGTATTGAGGGAGCGGTCAGTTATCTTTCTGCTAATCCGCAGCCGGACCTGATATTTATGGATGTGCAGTTGGCAGATGGATTGAGTTTTGAGATTTTCAAGCGGGTGAAAGTAACAGCGCCGGTAATATTTTGTACGGCATATGGAGAATATGCGATGGATGCGATAAAGTCGAACGGTGTAGATTACCTGTTGAAACCTTTTGCAGTGGCTGATCTGGAAGCTGCTTTTGATAGAATGGACCATTTTAAAAGTTTCTTTCAGCAGCGTACGCAGAACGACTGGCAGGAGCTGATAAAGCGGCTGGACAAACCGGAAACCAAAACGAGTTTCCTGGTATTGCATAACAACAAATATATTACTGTTCGTACGGATAATATCGCTTACGTATATATCAAGTTTGAGTCGCCATATATTGTTACTTTCCAGCAGCAGAAATATATTATTTCACAGACGATGGAGCAGATACAGTCGCAGCTTTCAGCGAAGCAGTTTTACCGGCTGAACCGGCAGTACCTGGTGAATTTTGATGCTATTAAGGAAGTGGAGCATTATTCGGCGCGAAAGCTGGCGTTGCAGTTGAGTGTGCCGGCGGAAGAAGTGCTGACGGTTGGTAAGGAAAAGATTACGCAATTTCTGGAGTGGATGGAGAATAGGTAG